In Phormidium yuhuli AB48, one genomic interval encodes:
- the murQ gene encoding N-acetylmuramic acid 6-phosphate etherase, whose amino-acid sequence MESRGHLLTEQSNPNSQELDRFSSLELVDLFVEEDGRVLQAITAAREAIAQAIDCTAQALAGGGRLLYIGAGTSGRLGVLDAAECPPTFCTPPELVQGILAGGEAALVRSSEALEDRFEDGALALVERGVTAQDVVVGISAGGTTPYVQGAIAEARQRGATTIFIACVPIEQVPSQADLEIRLLVGPEVLAGSTRLKAGTVTKLVLNILSTSVMVKLGKVYGNRMVDVSVTNQKLRDRAIRTLVDLTDLSRSEAESLLDRCQQRVKLALFVHWSGLEVEEGRSRLEAAGGHLRKALEGE is encoded by the coding sequence TTGGAGAGTCGCGGACATTTGTTAACGGAACAGAGTAATCCCAATTCTCAGGAGTTGGATCGCTTCAGTTCCCTGGAATTGGTCGATTTGTTTGTTGAGGAGGATGGCCGGGTGTTGCAGGCCATCACGGCCGCTCGCGAGGCGATCGCCCAAGCCATTGATTGCACAGCGCAGGCCCTAGCTGGAGGGGGTCGCTTATTGTACATTGGCGCCGGCACGAGCGGGCGTTTAGGGGTGCTTGACGCGGCAGAATGTCCCCCCACCTTCTGCACCCCTCCCGAGCTGGTACAGGGCATTTTAGCGGGGGGTGAAGCCGCTCTGGTTCGCAGTTCAGAGGCCTTAGAGGATCGGTTTGAGGATGGGGCCTTGGCCCTAGTTGAGCGAGGGGTGACGGCCCAGGATGTGGTGGTGGGGATTTCCGCTGGAGGAACAACTCCCTATGTGCAAGGGGCGATCGCAGAGGCCCGTCAACGAGGGGCCACCACGATTTTTATCGCCTGTGTCCCCATCGAACAAGTCCCCAGTCAGGCCGATTTAGAGATTCGCCTTTTGGTGGGGCCAGAAGTGTTAGCCGGTTCAACGCGCTTAAAGGCGGGAACGGTGACCAAGTTAGTGCTAAACATCCTCTCCACCAGTGTCATGGTGAAACTGGGGAAAGTCTATGGCAATCGCATGGTGGATGTGTCTGTCACCAATCAAAAATTACGCGATCGCGCCATCCGCACCCTAGTGGATTTAACAGACTTATCCCGAAGTGAGGCAGAGTCCTTATTAGACCGCTGTCAGCAACGGGTCAAACTGGCGTTATTTGTCCATTGGTCTGGGTTGGAGGTTGAGGAAGGGCGATCGCGCTTAGAGGCGGCTGGAGGACATTTACGTAAGGCGTTGGAGGGGGAATAG
- a CDS encoding DUF3110 domain-containing protein, translating into MKVYVLLFNARQENEGIHTIRLGTPQGGERNIVMMFESQDDAERYAMLLEAQDFHVPTAEAFDSEEIEEFCNSCHYEAKLIPEGFVPKSPEERIFLSPPETNLEDTDWEREQQQQGRPSQEEDVPTAQLDDIRRRLEGLL; encoded by the coding sequence ATGAAAGTCTATGTCTTGTTATTCAATGCCCGTCAGGAGAATGAGGGCATTCACACGATTCGTTTAGGAACCCCCCAGGGGGGAGAACGAAACATTGTCATGATGTTTGAGTCTCAGGATGATGCGGAACGCTATGCCATGTTGTTGGAGGCCCAAGATTTCCATGTCCCCACGGCGGAGGCCTTCGATTCCGAAGAGATTGAGGAATTTTGCAACAGTTGCCACTATGAAGCCAAGTTAATCCCCGAGGGCTTTGTCCCCAAGTCTCCGGAGGAGCGGATTTTCCTCTCACCGCCGGAAACCAATTTAGAGGATACTGATTGGGAACGAGAACAGCAACAGCAGGGACGTCCTTCTCAGGAAGAGGATGTGCCCACGGCCCAGTTAGATGATATTCGTCGCCGTTTAGAAGGGTTGTTGTAA